In Comamonas sp. lk, the following proteins share a genomic window:
- a CDS encoding 3-hydroxybutyrate oligomer hydrolase family protein: MLKRDEKTLSNGRISWRWAATAVAAATLVACGGDIMPSNHLPRGFTDLGMTAYPATAVSTGSTAATQDLLTGGIGKTGLGGAVPTYADPVNPTAAELRRNALYSNYRGILDPTANGGYGTLYGPNITADGQVTAAEGLVPGREYRGVLDDGTGRKQTMVVVQLPDSFDRNRACVVLGPSSGSRGVYGAIGTAGEWGLKKGCAVALTDAGKGVGLHNLSDDTVNKLDGTRATRTDAGSLSFFAARLSDAARAAYNTAFPNRIAIKHAHSQQNPEKDWGNDTLAAVRYALYVLNQRYGTEADPVPFTKANTLVLAGSASNGGAAVLRAAELDTDGLIDGVVASEPVTEMPTRQGYTISVGGQIAPNAGRALAEYTTYGNIYQPCAALASDAALSETSIFNYIGLTAMTARAEARCSGLAAKGLVVGTTTAERAAHALEKLRLYGWTRDNDRMHNAHYGLGNGPILSAMYTMAYGRFGVEANLCRTSFAAANTAGEVVPAAATALAQSFATANGTANGTPATVIYNDSLGGARSWPLAVSPSTGVADFGLDNALCQHALVTGVDTATGFNLSDSSVPTQAQSDAVRAGISEVLHSAKLRGKPTIIVAGRSDALVPVNHNARAYTVLNRSLDGSGTRLRYIEVVNAQHFDAFLPFSGFDTRFVPLHPYFNQAMDAMWVHLRNGGALPASQVVRATPRGGQPGAAPAITAAQVPPFVAAPITGNAIEVSDGLIRIPN; encoded by the coding sequence ATGTTGAAGCGTGACGAAAAAACACTCTCGAACGGGCGAATCTCATGGCGCTGGGCGGCTACGGCCGTGGCCGCCGCCACGCTGGTGGCCTGTGGCGGCGACATCATGCCCAGCAACCATCTGCCCAGGGGCTTTACCGATCTGGGCATGACGGCATACCCGGCGACAGCCGTGAGTACAGGCAGCACGGCGGCCACGCAGGATTTGCTGACCGGCGGCATAGGCAAGACGGGCCTGGGTGGTGCGGTTCCAACCTATGCGGACCCGGTCAACCCCACTGCGGCCGAGTTGCGGCGCAATGCGCTGTATTCCAACTACCGGGGCATATTGGACCCCACGGCCAATGGCGGCTATGGCACGCTGTACGGGCCCAACATCACGGCCGACGGCCAGGTGACCGCCGCCGAGGGCCTGGTTCCCGGGCGTGAGTACCGGGGCGTGCTTGACGACGGCACGGGCCGCAAACAAACCATGGTGGTGGTGCAACTGCCCGACAGCTTTGACCGCAACCGAGCCTGTGTGGTGCTGGGCCCGTCCTCGGGCTCGCGCGGTGTGTATGGCGCCATAGGCACGGCCGGGGAGTGGGGGCTGAAGAAGGGCTGCGCCGTGGCGCTGACCGATGCGGGCAAGGGCGTGGGTCTGCACAATCTCTCGGACGACACGGTCAACAAGCTAGACGGTACGCGCGCCACGCGCACGGATGCGGGCAGCCTGTCCTTCTTCGCCGCGCGGCTGAGCGATGCGGCGCGTGCGGCCTACAACACGGCATTTCCGAATCGCATCGCCATCAAGCACGCGCATTCCCAGCAGAACCCGGAAAAGGACTGGGGCAACGACACGCTGGCCGCAGTCCGCTACGCCCTGTATGTGCTCAACCAGCGCTATGGCACGGAAGCCGACCCCGTGCCTTTCACCAAGGCCAACACGCTGGTGCTGGCGGGCTCGGCCTCCAACGGCGGCGCAGCCGTGCTGCGCGCAGCCGAACTGGATACGGACGGTCTGATTGACGGCGTGGTGGCTTCCGAGCCCGTGACCGAGATGCCCACGCGCCAGGGCTACACCATCAGCGTGGGCGGCCAGATCGCGCCCAATGCCGGACGTGCGTTGGCCGAATACACGACCTACGGCAATATTTACCAGCCCTGCGCGGCGCTGGCGTCCGATGCGGCCCTGAGCGAAACCTCGATCTTCAACTACATCGGCCTGACGGCCATGACGGCGCGCGCCGAGGCACGCTGCAGCGGCCTGGCCGCCAAGGGTCTGGTGGTGGGAACGACTACAGCCGAGCGCGCGGCCCATGCGCTGGAAAAGCTGCGCCTGTACGGCTGGACGCGCGATAACGACCGTATGCACAACGCCCACTACGGCTTGGGCAACGGGCCTATTTTGTCGGCTATGTACACCATGGCTTACGGCCGCTTTGGCGTGGAGGCCAATCTGTGCCGCACCAGCTTTGCCGCAGCCAACACTGCGGGCGAGGTGGTGCCGGCTGCGGCGACCGCGCTGGCCCAGAGCTTTGCCACCGCCAATGGCACGGCCAATGGCACGCCGGCCACCGTGATCTACAACGATTCGCTGGGTGGTGCACGTTCCTGGCCGTTGGCGGTCTCGCCTTCCACCGGCGTGGCCGACTTTGGTCTGGACAACGCGCTATGCCAGCATGCGCTGGTGACGGGCGTGGATACGGCCACGGGCTTCAATCTTTCGGACAGCAGCGTGCCAACGCAGGCCCAGAGCGATGCGGTGCGCGCCGGCATCAGCGAGGTGCTGCACAGCGCCAAGCTGCGCGGCAAGCCCACCATCATCGTGGCCGGCCGCAGCGATGCTCTGGTGCCGGTCAACCACAATGCGCGTGCCTACACGGTGCTCAATCGCAGCCTGGACGGCTCAGGCACGCGGCTGCGCTATATCGAGGTAGTGAACGCCCAGCACTTTGATGCCTTCCTGCCGTTCTCGGGCTTCGATACACGCTTTGTGCCGCTGCATCCTTATTTCAACCAGGCCATG